TGCCTCATCTTAAAATAAATTATAGTTATGATCCCCAAATCATTTAAACTTTTAATGCAGGATGTTTGGAAACAATCTGACAGAATTCTAATGTTTCTTTGAggcaacaggctacataaactTACTTTTGTTCAGACTGTGGGTTGTTTCTGGCCACATTTGGAAGAGGTACTTAACCAGTCAAAACTATCTGGGATagattatacaaaataaaatgacACATGAAACTGAACTTATCTTTTTTCAGATCAAATTCAATCCTGTGAACCTGGTTTCCTTTAGAGGAACAATAAGAGAGAGTGAATATTAAACTAAAGGCCCAACGACCAATGAAGGCCCAACGACCAGCTTGAAATGCATCAGTTAAAGCCCCTCAGTTAAGgaacaattttaaatattttttaaatatttattaaatattttaaaaattctgggaTGTCAGAGAATTGAGACTATTGAATAGAAAGGACAGTAAAAAGGCACATCACCACCTATACAATACCTATTTGGCTGTTTACCCTAGATGAAATCCCTTTAGCACTGAAGGAAAAGTTAGTTGTTCTAAGTTGTAGGACTTCATTGTATAATATTTGTTCCATATggatttttatttcatacttagTGTGTAGAACTTTAAGTTTGGGctagtttttttggttttggttttctaCCTCTCCCAATAATTTGTCTGGTTTATCAGTACTTAGTGAGGAGTATTAAAGAGGAGCACTGCACATTGATTTAAGcttattcagattttttaaaagtattttcataacattttaaagCAAATGGACACAGCTGTTGGGAGCGGTTTAATACTTCACTGCAATGTCAGAAAATCCATTAGCATCAAGCCAGGgcatgaaaacaaaacagaagtgttTAATGCCCTTGGAATACAAAAAACAGTCAAACAGCTTAAGTTCTGTGGAAGTGGTTGATTTAAAGATAGTTTACTTTTTCTTACAAATACCTTCCTTAGGGAGGCCATGTTCCTTTCTTGTGAGAAAATAGCTTATTTTGATATCTTGGTCATTTAAACTTGGGCAATTAGTTTATTTGAAAGTGTATACTTTTCTGGAAGGTTAAACTAACAGTATTTACTACTAATTAGAAGTACTCTTGCTGCTTACAGGAATATTAGTGGAGCAGCCTTAATCAATATTATAAAATTTAATATGCCAAAAAATTATAGATAATCTTGTGTGACAAGTATACTTTCATTCAGTATTAGAATTTTAAATAGGAAATGTTCTATAAACGTGTTCTAAGTTTCTGAATGGCTTTATTTTTCACAGTAGTGTCATAACTCTGTTATTTACCAAGTAGCCACATCTAGGCTCTAGActggtttaaaatatttaacttcCCTCAAGAATCAGTGTATTTAGATGTTACTGATGAAATAAAATACCCATTACCATTCTTTTCACGTTTTATTCTTtaatagaaaacaaaaagatGTAAGAAATAAATGAATTCCAGAATTAAAGTAATAGTAATTCAATGCAAGAAGTGGTAAATCAAGTATTAAATTTTATAATGACTGAGGGGCCTGGCTCAATAAATAATATTTCTGGCTTTTCCACTGCATCAGATTTGCAGGCTTTCATGAAGTGGAAATCCAAATCTTTCATTGAAGCAGGTCCTATGTAATCTATAAAATTCCTGATTTCAAGTTCtatttatctttttctttttgttctttttctttcttttcacgCTCAGATTTTGCTTCTTCCTCCTCATGTTTTTTTATCAACTGTTCCACCTCTTTTTGCTTTAGTACTCTAATTGTTGTCTTTCCATTCTCTCTTGTCAATGTTGCAATTTCAACTGAAACAGACggaaaatatttgcattgtcACTTTTACCTAAAATCAGTAATATTTAATAGCCCAGGTTCTTTAGGGTTATGATTGTCAAAGGAGCCCgagggatttaggcaccaaactcaaaatagtctcctttgaaaatctcagcctaaggCCTTGATTCTGTCAACACTTTTGTACATTGttacttactcatgtgagtagtaaaaaaaataaatggactaCTCTCATATACAGGGCTGTCCCTGGAGGCGTGCAGGTCCTGGGACACAGGCACAAAGTTTCTATCtgctggggggtgctccccctgccccttccccaaggccccacccccaccccacctcttccccccctgccccttcccacccagttctgcccccttccTCGAGCTcactgtgccctcgctcctctccccttccccccagcacctccagacACTGGGAAACAGCTGATCGACCACATTGGGAGGGAGTAGGAAGCACTGATTGGCAGGGCCCGCTGGCAGGCCAGAGgcactgggaggaggagaaggttgATAGCAGGGCTCCTCCTTGCCCCCCTGCCATGAAGCaaagggccccccaaagcacagggcctgCAGCAGTAACCCCGATTCACCATACCCTAGGGATGGCTCTGCTCATATAAACAAAGTTAAGCACGTTCTTGTTCCACAGGCTCAAGGTTGAGAGTAAGTAATTCCTGCATCTGCACAACTCGCCATCGTCCACCGTCTCTATTATACTGTCGAAACTGAGTGGCAATATAATAGAGAGAatgtgggagaggtaatatcttttattggaccaatttctgttggtgagagaggctagagagctctgtgtggctcaaaagcaggtctctctcaccaaaagaatttggtccaataaaagatattacctctcccaccttgtctctctaatatcctgggattgacacagctacaactacccTGTGTGGCAATATAATACACTAGTTTGTTCTCTAAAACTCCATTATCACAGACTTATTTTTGACTAAAAAGCAATTGtttgaaaaacatccagtttATTGTAATCTTTTTACAGCAAGTATTTGGGTTTTTCAGCAGCAAGGAGTTAAAAGAAGTTCACCTTTAAATATGGGAGAGCAATATTGCTTACCTTTCTCTGCAGAAAGTTTGCTAACGTCCATGGTTTTGTTTAGCACTTTAATGGCTAAAGCAAGTGCAGATTTCAAGGTCATTGCTCCTTCTTTATAGTCTTGTTTTAACATTGACACAGCTGCCTGTAAGACAAAGAATGGAAATTTATttaatgcaaagcaatgcatacAGGCAATTTAAAGTTCTGTTGTGTCAGATGTCAGAGATCATGAATACTGCTGGCATTAACATTACTGTAGGAAATGTTTTACAACTATTTCTGCTTGTAGTAGTAATGAATATGGAATTGTGGTTAGTACAGTCCAACTGTAAACTATTTATCCATGGACAagttcatttattttgttttattaagaaaaaatatctTACAGCACTATTATTCCCAATGCATGTAGCTTTCCATCCTCCATAGTTTCCACTAGGATCACTCTGATACAGCTGAAATCCATAATGCTTATCCCAGCCAATGTACAGCAATGAAACACCAAAAGGACGTTTTCCTGTTAAAATACAAGGGTATTAGTCATCTAAATTTAGTAACAAGATTGGTCCTgaatgctgctttaaaaaaagagtcAAGGAAAATGTTAAATCCTTTCCTCGGAGCTAGGATTTAATAGACTACTCTGTACTTCTGGTATTTTAGATAAGCTCTACTATAAATCCTTTTATTGTTTCCTTCTAAGATGTGACTAAGAAAAGAATGCTGCTAGTGTCTTATTTCAATCTCTTACCCTACTAGCAATTTATTTccatgtaaacaaactggaaTTTATCACCTTAGTATCTTAAAACAAATCTTCAATGACCATCCTTAAATTTATAGCATAAGAGCTCCAGAAACCAGAAGTACATTAATGGTCAAGTCACACTACAAATATAATGGAGGTTATCAGTCAGCTAGGGTCTTCTGTGTTTTAACACTGTTATTGCTTGTGTTTGTGGAAACATCACCATTCTGTGTATTTGGAAACACTCCCTAGCCCATAACATTGTCGTCTAACAGTCACAGAACCATGTTGTCTCATCTAcactaataattaaaaaaaagtgttggaAGACTGATGCCCCTAGCCACAGCTGCTGGTACATAGTTACACTGGTACAATATGAGTCCTAGatttaataaatgaataaaatacacAAAACTAATTTCCTCCTGTTGGGATTCAGGGCGTTCCTGTGCTCAAAAAGCCCTACATCTCAGCCACCAACTTTTCAACAGTGATTAATGGCTGTGTCTATATCAGCAAATTTAGTATCTATAAATTTATAATCATTGCAGTGTCATCATTTGGAAACAAAAGTTAATTCCCTCGGCAATTTTTCAGGGGTCATTTGCACTTAGCAATTTTACAGGTCAGTAACCAAGTATTGTAAATAACTTCATAAAATCATTCTTTAGAAATTTAAAAGTTCAAATATGTTTCATTTATTACCTCCAAACTGTGTATAAGCTTGCTTGATATCACACAGTGCTGTTACCAACTGCTCACAAGGAATTGGTTCTTGATACTGCAATAGATACCTAATATTCAAAAGAAatatcaaaaataatatttttttcaaaatactcCTTTCGTTTGTCAGCTCCATGATTCAGGTACAGAGCTCAGCACAGCAATGCATAAGATATTACTTTGATTCACAGTTTTATCAGAATGAGAATGGAAatcccaaaacacacacagctggTACCACAGCATAAAGTACTATGCCCCCCTATTATTTAGTAATTCTTATCAGCCAATTTGCAATGTGGCTGTGATAGCAACCTCCATGGAAACTACTTTTTTGCAAGAGGGGAATGAAAAGTAAAATTAGCTAATGGAAGGATTAGAATGAGCAGAAGGTAATATAAAACAAGTCATTGAACAAAATCCCTGGCACTGGTGTCTTTATTACTAAACTTTATGAACGGAAAATGTTTGTTAAAGTTGTTTCACAAGacttaataaaaaacaaatcacTTTGAATTTGTCCACAATGATTAGGTTGTACATTTGTCACAAGAGTGAGTGGACTCAGTATACTACCTGATGATGGCCCGTGATCACAGACCAATGAATCTGGAACAATCTTTTTGGAGCAGGATAAATTAGGAGAGAAAACACGTTGGCAAGACAGGTGtattgtaaaaattaaaaaataaatgcagcaTGAATCTTACAAAGAATGGAATAACAAGTAATCAGTTATCCAAAAAGGATTGAGGTTAGCAATTTAGTAAAGAGTACACATGCCTGTAACtttaattttcaacaaaaaaatgtaTTACTTGTGACATTACCATCACAATGTCTGTAAATTTACTATAAGACTAcagatataataataataaattaagaaaaaagtATTAAAGAAATGGACCAGATCCCTGGGTATAATGAAAGTGTACCCTTTCACAGTTCTGGGTGATAGTATGCAAACAtagtttaaaatatatgaatggcTTTGTACTCCATGAGGTGATATggtaaataaaatgtttctttaacAGAAACCAAATTTATATTTGAGAACACTTTCTGTGATTACATATTATTTCCTTATTTAAAGAATCAGACAACCTTGAAGCTGCACACGTTTATTAGGTCTTTACCTAGCTTTCCAGTAGTTAAaggtgtttcattttttaaaaaggacatttcCGAAGTAAAGTACAAAAACTACCTCTAACACATTAACAATAAATtgattgtggcaccttagagactaaccaatttatttgagcataagctttgagctgtagctcacgaaagcttatgctcaaataaattggttagtctctaaggtgccacaagtactccttttctttttgcgaatacagactaacacggctgttactctgaaataaattgattagcATTTCACTGGAACAGGCTAAATTCTTAGTGGATGTAATCCAAGCATTTTGGTTATCTATTTTATCCAATGTAAACAAACGGGGGAAATGATATTATTTCCTTTATTGCTCTAAATGACTAGAGATTCAGCTATAAACTGGAGCTGTCTGGAATACATAACAAGATAATGTAAAATGCAGTTTGACAGAttgttattttccattttcttggCCTGGTTTGCCAAATCGTCTAAAACTGAACAAATTTATCTTCTGCTAGTATATTTAATTATCTGAATAGTGTTAAAGTTGGATATACGCTCCATATATATAGGCCACAAAAAGGAGGCTCACATGCAAGGCATTACATTTTATGACATTTATACAATTGGACCAGAATAGTAAACAAGAATTATAAAATAAGCAGATCCAGAGTTCAATTTGTTGACTGGTATCAAGTATTCATTAAAACCATTGGTAAGGTTCTGGTAAATGTTAAAGCTCTTTTAGACCTACTCCTTTTAGTTCACATAAGCAAAACCATACATGAAAGTAAAAGCAAAACTTAATATGGGCAGGGGCTAAAATGTAGAACATTTATTCCTTTTGTTTGATTAATCTTTAATACATatacagagaacaaaaaaagagaaacactTTCCTTGTTAGAGGACTGAATTTGAAGTCAGGGTTAGTCTTAAATCCTTATTATCACACGTTACAGCTTTTAAGTAAAGCTACAAGAATATCTGTAACCATACCTTTGTGCAATAAGTCTCAGTTCATTTGTTAGAACATTAGCATCTGAAGTTATCCCTGCAACACTGCAAGCCATATCCCTGAAATATAAATACACAAGTTCATTGGGTTGTTATTCATTCCCGAGCAATAGCTGTATCATTATGCAACATTTCAGAGGAAGAACACAGTTTCATACCTACGATCAAACCCACACACTGTAAAACAAAAAAGACCATAAGCTCTTGCCACTGCATTTGTCAGATACATGTTGTAACCACTCCCATAACAGTACAACAGCAATCTTGAAATGGTTCATTAAGTTATACATTTACATATGATTCTACAAACATGAGGATTAGTCCACGGATTATTAAATtccagatactgacaatacactCTGGACGTGTCTAGAGGAAACATATATACATTACCATTTTGCAGGCCACCTTTAACATTCTGACATAACCTTTTATTCGGGTCAAACATACGGTGCAATGACCAactaaaacaaaactttaaattCTTATTAATGGAGATTCTACAGCAGCGGTGTCCAATAGAAATTCGATGCTAGCCACacttgtggttttgaatttttcttattagccacattataaaaaagccacatgcattagACACAATTCAGTAGCCtattagccacatgtggctagtgGCGAACATATTGGACACCACTGTTCTAGAAGATATTCAGTGTGTGCACAACTTACAATCTGGTTAATTGTTACTGGAAAAACAATttgagagaaacagctgattcagATGAGAATTTTCttagctgtatttatttttaacaaaaaatattgCATAACCTTAACTGTGCCAAGTAGCTTAAATTTAGTGTTTCTCCTGCTGAATTTGAGATGGCTATAAAATATCCACTGCTCAAGCAGACAGGATCAAATACAAAAGTAGAAAAATAATCCAGGTAGTGGATTTAGAGAAAAAAAGTAGGAGCAGACACAAGTAATCACTCCTTTGATTGTAGGTAACAGGATTCCTGAATAACCCAGTTCTTTCCCTCTGCTAAAtaagcccctggctgcccccagggttgggaaagaaagggagggagaaagaggacaAAGTCACTTATGCCTCACATGCAACGAGCAAAATTCCAGTGAACATGAGTATCCAGACCTTCATTGGGCAGAGTGGAAAACAATCCACAGTATGATTCTTGTTGATAacactggtaaaaaaaaatctgaataattAGAAAAAAAGAGATTGAGAAATGGAGATATGGATCATCTCTATTAGAGTTATGTCATAGAATATTAATGCATGCTTTACTCATATCCACAGAAAATACAAAAGATAGAACAAATGCACGATTTGAAATGTGACTTACAGCCTATACAAACTAAAGATTACATTTGAACAAAGCAGGGACCAATGCTATTGCAGAAATAATGCGCAGAATTGTTCAGTTTTAAAATAGAACAGAGagcaaatgaagaaaaacaaTGGAAGTGGAAGGTAATGTATGCAACAGAGTGCACATCACTGAAATATGAAAACCTATCAGCAATAAAAGCAACGGATAAATTTGTTCAAGAGCGAATCTGAAAATTAGGAGAAATGAGGGAATCAGAGAGCACTGCTCTTGATTAAAAGATTAGGGGAATTTTTTGCAAGACTTTTTGCTTTTTCATAGTACTTGGTAAGACTGGGCATTATCACATAAATGCTAATGCAGTGATAGCACCTTGTATTGGGAAATACGAGCTCCCATTACAAAAAACATTCCCATATTAGCTTTAACATATGGGTTACTctgtctaaaaaagaaaaaggtttcgCTTTAACCATAATTTTTGAAAGCTATTAAAGCTAACACTGATAAAATAATTTCACTCAAGAACTCAAAACTCCTCAAGTAACAaagaaaatcagttttaattATGTTGTTTGAATGACAGAGGTAATTAAATACCCTATTAGCAATTATAACAGCAGTAAACATCTTTCACCAACATCTCAACTTACTCATTAAGCTTGTatattttctctgaaaaaaagACTTCATCAAGAAGCTTGTGGATGTTGCGCCGTTCTGCTGCTAACAATACACCATCATTTGCTAAAATTCCCAGGCAAGTGCCTGCATGTCCAATTGCTTCCATAGCATATTCAACTTGATACAAACGACCTAGGAAAAGAGGTTTCAATTGGTAAATTCAACCATTTAAATCTGAAGAGGGGCAATCCTACAAGGTGTTGAGCACCTCATTCAACATACTAAGAAAGCATAACTCAACCAACTCTCACTGTAATCACATCATCACAGGATCAGGTTCTAGGTCTGTCACTGATGGCAAGTTAATTGGTCAGAATCAAGTAGGAAATCCAATGAACACACACAGTGGCAGGTTCAGATAGAAATAAGCATTGCCCTTACAGAGAATTTTAAATGCAAGTTatctacaacagtggttctcaattggGGGTCCACAAACACTTTCAGGGGTCTGCAGGGCCCCACGGATAAAATCCAGAGCccgagccccagcacctcctgcagggctgaagccaggagctgctggattgaAGTCCCGATCCTCAGCaccccccacagggctgaagcctggagcagcagggctgcATTCCAgaggggcagaagccctgagcccatgggcagagttggagGGACACAGGGGTGTTGCCCCCCTGAAACTACAGTGCAAGAGCAGGGCACTCCTGGGGCAGCAACacccccctcctgctgctgctccctggccAGGTAGGAGgtgggaagccagagccaggcaatGCAGGACAGCTGttgctctggctggtgccatggagcaggcagctgcAGTGCTCCCTCATCTCCTGCTGCTACTGGTGCAGGGGGTTGAAGCTGcttctcagctcccagccccctttgctcaCACAGCCGGTCAgagctgcctgggctgggggacCTGGCTCCATGGCTGGCAGAGTCCTCGGGGAACAGAGACCGCAAGAAAGGCCTCCTGGCACACAacccctagctacccccctccctacaccctgagctacccctctgcccgcacacagcccctatcTACTACCTCCCTGCACCATGAGTGGTTTTCAAACGTTTGGAGCTGAGCCCCCACCactgagttataatttttggttgcgcCTCCCTCCCCACAATCCACACAGGCAGGTGGGTGGCCTGCTGACCTGCGTCAGAGCGTGGTGGTGGTGCTCCCTCTCCAGACCCTACTGTGCGGAGCTGGCTcgagcccccctgcccagagccccctcctctccgcactgggccctggagtttttatagtatggtgtggggggcctcagaaaaaAAAGGGTTGAGAAACCCTGATCTACAAAACTAACTGAAGTAGAAACTGAGACAAAAAACATGGACTCTTCAAGATTCAAAAAGGAGTTTTAGACACGTCCATGAATAAGTAGTATCAAATGTTACATTAGGTAGGATACTATTGTATGGGCTATTAACACTCATGTGTTAGGGCTTAGCCAATAGCCAAGAGATGTTTTCCTTGTATTATTCCATTGCCTAGGATgtacaatctttttttaaacacaaattttCCAGTTTAAATAAAGCATTTTGTTAAATGTCTGTGCAGCGTTGTTCAATTAGAGTATTTCAGGCTGGATTCTTGAACAGGtacctttgggggggggggcggcacagGTCAGTGTACTTTGAGTACTGAATAAAAAAtaaccaaatatatatatataaaaaatagtaCTGAAGAATGGTTTGAATTTTGGAAGGTTAACACCTTCCTCTGATGCATTCAGCATTAAACACTGTTGACAAAAGGAAACAGTATACTGAGTAGATAAACCTTTGGGTCTGTTTCTACATGAAAATTCTTATGCTTTTGCAATTCATACTTTTGTGCATTGTTTCCGTAGCTATAAGGATGAATGCAGTTGTCTTTCTGGAAACTGGGGATGTATCCAGGCTCGCACAAGCAACTCTCCAGCTGACAAAGTTTACTGCAAAATCTCACTGAATTTTTCCTAAAGCAGGACTGAAAAAACGTACTCAAACTTACTACCAAAAGGGTGGTGGCAGTCAGCCCCTCTGGGCACAAGCATGTAATTCACTGCCAATGGAATAGGCAAGAACCATATATAAATTAAGCTGGAGAGCCTtcaaaaagaaatgtaaagaagCAGATCTCACTTAGATAGAAAAACTTTTATACTTTATTCTTAAAATTATCTCAATTTGCATTAAAATTAAAAGCATATCTCCACTATGGTCATGAAATCCCTTATAGTTTTGGATGTTCCTCTTAATGGGAAGATCTGATTTCTGTGTGACAGATGAACTCAGGCAAATTGTCAACACTCAAGACCTCTACATATTTCAGTTGCTATTTAAAATTCTTGGGGAGGCATAAGGATAGAAGTTGATTGGTCATGTGGTTCCCATTTACAGAACAATACCTTCTGGAGAAAATATAGTAGTTCTGGAATCATATCTTCGAGACTGTAACAAAAACATAACAGAACtcgttatttttttccctttaaacagAACAAACTTTATTCAGTAATATTGGCAATCATGTTCAGCAGTAACATAGTGATTTCAGTTTAATATCTGTGAGGTGTATAGCATTACAGGTAGTTTTGTTACCATTATTGTATTAGTTACCTTTTGTTACTAGTCAAGGGATGAGTGCTTAATTTACTTCAACACTTTTTCCTCTTATCCCTATCCCAATCATTGTATTCCTCACAAAGCTTTACAACTAATGCTGTAAACACttctgcacatgcttaatttacgTAAAAAATCCCAATTTAAGGTgggtaaagttaaacacatgtatAGGTATTTTCAAGACTGGGGCCTCTGTTATTTAAAGTAATTTAGCTGCAGAGAGCTTAATGATACTGCTGAACTCAGGCACCAAAAGGGATATATTTCATGCATAGTAACTCACCATCTTGCTTGTATtttacactgtaaaaacaaaacaaaacaaaaaaacctaatcAATACAAAGAATAGGTTCATAGAACATAACTACACATATCACTTAGACATTGAAAAATGATGTACAAAAGTACTAATTACAGTAATTAGCCCTCAATAATagaaggggtttttttaaaatgttgtaattaAGTTTTTAATATACATGAATCTCACTGATGAGATCATTAAAAGGGGGTCGTAGGAATCACCTTGACAGGTGATAAGTAAACCTGATTAAAAAGGTCCCTTTTAATGAATTCTATCAAAGCAGAAGTCGTCGTAATGGAGCAGATCAATGCCTCTACCTACTGGGCAAGTGTTGAGGCTGGGACAGGTTTCTCCCCCTCATTCTCCTTGCAAAGTCCCTATTCCCAGAGAGAGAAATCTTGGGACAGAGAAGAGCTCATCCCCCACACGAGAGGAACTTGGGAG
The Lepidochelys kempii isolate rLepKem1 chromosome 10, rLepKem1.hap2, whole genome shotgun sequence DNA segment above includes these coding regions:
- the PSMA4 gene encoding proteasome subunit alpha type-4 isoform X1; the encoded protein is MFLLQSRRYDSRTTIFSPEGRLYQVEYAMEAIGHAGTCLGILANDGVLLAAERRNIHKLLDEVFFSEKIYKLNEDMACSVAGITSDANVLTNELRLIAQRYLLQYQEPIPCEQLVTALCDIKQAYTQFGGKRPFGVSLLYIGWDKHYGFQLYQSDPSGNYGGWKATCIGNNSAAAVSMLKQDYKEGAMTLKSALALAIKVLNKTMDVSKLSAEKVEIATLTRENGKTTIRVLKQKEVEQLIKKHEEEEAKSEREKKEKEQKEKDK
- the PSMA4 gene encoding proteasome subunit alpha type-4 isoform X2 — its product is MSRRYDSRTTIFSPEGRLYQVEYAMEAIGHAGTCLGILANDGVLLAAERRNIHKLLDEVFFSEKIYKLNEDMACSVAGITSDANVLTNELRLIAQRYLLQYQEPIPCEQLVTALCDIKQAYTQFGGKRPFGVSLLYIGWDKHYGFQLYQSDPSGNYGGWKATCIGNNSAAAVSMLKQDYKEGAMTLKSALALAIKVLNKTMDVSKLSAEKVEIATLTRENGKTTIRVLKQKEVEQLIKKHEEEEAKSEREKKEKEQKEKDK